The Chloroflexota bacterium genomic sequence AGGCGTTTTGCATGTCCGATTATGGTGGAACAACCAGATGGTCCACTCTCTTGACTATCCTCTGGCTGAGTTCCCTAGAGTTCACTTTTGAATCGTAAAGGAGTTCACTTTTCAAAAATTCCTAACAGCTGGCTGTGTTACGAAGATCGTTTAGCGACCCCTTCGTGTCATTCTGAGGAGTCCGCCTGCGAGGCTGTGAATTTATTGCCCCTTCAAAGCTGGGAATCGTGGAGAGCCGAAGCTACGGACCGCATTTCTTCACAAGCTCTGCGGCGGATCAGGGAGAATCTCAGAGATTCTTCGCTACCCCTTCCCTTTCACTTCGTGAAGGATCAGGGCTTTGGCCCAGAATGACATAAAAATGAGGGCCAGAATGACACATGCTGGCACGCACCAGCGCCACAAAAGATGAAAGCGGTGGATCTTCGTAGCAATTTTTCACGCTGGATTGCAAGCAGCACCACAAGGAATGAAAATGACGAGGCAGGGTGCCGTCACAGGGTTTCTGGATTCCCGCTTCTGCGGGAATGACAGTCTGGAAGGTAGCCTCTCTACCGGTATCTTCGTGAGAATGACACATACATGCTGGCAAACAGTCTCATCCCACCGCTTGAAAGTCGCTGTCCTGGTGGTTATACTTCTATTTTGCTATTGTTAGATTAGTTGATGATTATCTCTTGTCTATGGCATAGCCAGTGCTTCCCTTCGGGAGGGATGCGGAGGTATAAGTGATGGAATATCGATGGCGGCTTGTCACGAGGGGTCTGGTAGTGTTGCTCCTGCTGGTGGCAGTTTTCTTGGCGGTCTCTTGCGGCAACGGCAACTCCACTCCCTCGAATAATAACCATATCGTCTGGCAGGAGGTTCCCTGGGCGGACGGCGAGACCGCCGTATACGAGGTCAGGGACACTGGGGGCAACCTTCTGGGAGAGGCCACATTCACCGCCTACAAGGAAGGCAATGCCTGGGTATTCCGCTATGACTATAGCCTGATACTGGACCAGAAGCCTGTCACCCAGCAAATAACCGTGAAAGTGAGAGGGCAAGACCTGAAGCCTATCTCTGGGAGCATCACTGGCTTTGCACAGGACCTGGAGCTTTATTCAGCATATACTGATAATGGACTGACCGTCACTATCAAGTCGCCCCGGGGCGAAGAGCAAACGCGAACCTTCGATGTTGGCAGCTTCCGCGATGCCTATGACAACGATGAGGTGATGTTCCTGCTGCGCTCGCTGCCTTTGCAGATAGGCTATGCCTTCTCCTATACCGGCATGGTTCCTATTAGTGTTGTCTCCACCACCATGGCTAGCTGGATAGTGGATACCACAGGGCCGATAGCCACCCTATCCGGTGCGCCCACGGGGGTGGTGAACTACAAGACCACCGACATAACGGTGGGCGGGCCAAATGTGGTGATCTTCAAATATAAGCTGGATAGCGGCGATTGGAGTGGGGAGATACCAGTGAGCAGCCATATCACCTTTGGTAACTTGACTGATGGCGAGCATACCCTCTCTGTGATAGGCAGGGACGAGGCAGGCAACTGGCAGGCAGAATCGCTGGCCGCCACGGCTGCCTGGACAGTCTGTACAGCAGGGCCGATTGCTACCCTATCAGGCCTGCCTGTGGGGGTGGTCAACTACAACACCACCGACATCATGGTGGGTGGTGAGGGGGTGGTAGCTTACAAATACCAGTTGAATGATGGTGATTGGAGCGGCGAGATACCGGTCAGCACCCACATCATGCGCTTTGGTTTAGCTGATGGCCAGTACGCGCTCTCTGTGATAGCCAAAGATGCGACAGACACCTGGCAGTCAGAGGACTCGGCTACCAAAGCTGGCTGGGCGGTGTGGACTTCAGGGCCGCTGGCCACCCTGTTGGGTGCGCCCGCAGCGTTGGTAAACTCTACCACGGCTGACATAGCGGTGGGCGGGCCCAATGTGGTGACCTACATGTATAAGGTAGACGATGGCCCCTGGAGTGATGATCTGCCGGCCGGCACTCATATTAGTTTATCGGGTCTAGGCGACGGCCGACATACGGTCTATGTCGTCGGCAAGGACGTTGAGGGCACCTGGCAAGCGAATCAGCTAGCCATGCGGACGATGCTTGCCAAAGTGATGACTACCTTGCAACCGATCCAGACCCCGCAAGGATTAGTCTGGGCCTACAAGGTATCCCTGAAAGACCAGGTCAGCGGTAGCGGGGTGTACCTGTGGTATCATCCAGACGCCCCTCACCACTTGCTTTACTATGACGATGGCCAAAAGGTCATGCGGCTGGTGGAGCACAGCTAAGAAGCGCCCCGACCTTTCTCCGGCACGTGGTGGCACATGGTCGTATGTGGGACGGCCTGAGTCCTGTGCTGCGGCCCACTATGGTGCTATCGCTATGAAATGCTTCTCTCCGAATTGTGGCTGGCCCTAGCCTTCCGCATCATAGCTCGATTGCGTCAGTAATTCTCCGCCAGTAACTCATAGAATGCCTGCGGATGATTGCAGGCGGGACACTGCTTGGGGGCTTCCGTGCCCTCATGTACGTAGCCACAGTTGGTGCAGTGCCATTTGACCGGCGTCTTCTTCTTGAATACCTCGCCTTTGGTCAGGTTGCTGACCAGTTTTCTGTATCTTGACTCGTGGAACTTCTCTACCTTCGCAATCTGCTCAAAGGAATTGGCAATCTCGGGAAAGCCCTCTTCGAGCGCAACCTTAGAGAAGTCGGCATATATGGTAGTCCATTCCATGTTTTCCCCAGCCGCCGCCGCTTCAAGGTTTGATTTGCTATCCTTGATCACTCCCGCTGGGTAAGCAGCGACTATTTCCACGTCTCCGCCTTCCAGATATTGGAGGAACACCTTAGCGTGTTCTTTCTCATTGTCTGCTGTCTCTACGAATATGCTGGCGATCTGCTCCAGCCCCTCTTTTCTGGCAGCGCTGGCAAAATACGTGTAGCGGTTTCTTGCCTGTGATTCGCCGGCAAAGGCAGCCAGAAGGTTTCTTTCTGTTTGCGTGCCTTTGATGGATTTACTCATGTCTCATTCCTCCTTCACTTCAACTTTGTAATCTCGTGCTTCGGCGGGCCAGTTTGCAGTCTGCCTCAATACAATGATACACCATTTCACTCTCCGCCTGAACGTTGGCGTGGCAGGTTGGCATTCCACGGAGATGTTCAGCCCTGGACACGCTTCTGCCCCGGCACCACACATGGCAAACTTGACACTCTCTAAGTAGGATGATACATTGGGCAGCGGTCCCACTCTGTGAATATCCCACAACTCAGGTCTATGTGAAGCTTCTTGGGGCAGTCGGAAGCAATGGAAGCGACGCAGGGCACCAGCCGATAGTGGGACTAAGCTTGGATTAAGATGAGAAATAGGTGACTGGGAGGAGCCATGAAGCCGACTGAGGAACTAGTTCGTACCGTGTGCCATACTGGGTGTGGCATGGCTTGTGGTCTGCTAGCTCATGTCAAAGACGGGGTGCTCACCAAGATCGAGCCAGCCGACTTTCCTGATCCCAGGTATCGCCACATCTGCGCCAGAGGGCTAGCCACCATGAAGCTAGTCTACCACCCAGAGAGGCTGAAGTATCCCCTGAAGCGCCTGGGGGAAAGGGGGGAGGGGAAATGGCAGCGCATCTCCTGGGAGGAAGCCCTGGAAACCATAGCCACCAGACTGAAGGAGATTGGACAACAGCATGGCTCGCGCTCCTTGATGTGGGCTACCAGCGGGATGGGAGCCCTCGATATGACCTATGCTAGCTTTGCGGGATGCTGTGAGGGTACTTTTGCCAGCCTGGTAGGCTTCGGGGATTCCGCTGGCCCTTGTGGTGACCTGGCCAGCTTTGGCAACCTCTGGGCAGAGGGATATCTGGTCAACTTTGAGAAACCTGCCCTGTGCGTCATTTGGGGCAGCAATCCGGTCGAAACCCAGCCCTTTGGCATACGCAGAATCAGAGACGCTAGAGAAAACGGAGCCCGAATGGTGGTCATTGACCCCCGCTTCACCGCCACTGCCGCCAAGGCGGATGAGTACATACCTATAAGGACGGGGACTGATGGTGCTCTAGCCCTGGGTATGATGCACGTTGTTCTGGGAAAGGGGCTTCATGATCCATCGTTCATCAAGGACTACACGGTGGGCCCCTTTCTGGTGAATAACCGGACTGGTCTCTATGTGAGGGAAAGCGATGTCGTTTCGGGTGGTTCTAGCGAAAAGTACACGGTGTGGGACACTGCGGCCGGCGAGGCTCGTGCCCACGATGCGCCGGGGGTGATCCCAGCTCTCACGGGTGGTTACAGGGTAGGCAATATTGACTGCCGTCCTTCCTTTGAATTGCTCGTTGAGGCGGTGCGCGGTTACCCGCCCGAGAAGGTTTCAGAGATAACGGGTGTTCCTGCGGCTACCATCAAGAGACTGGCTTTGGACTACGCTCAACACCGGCCGGTGGCTTCCTATAGAGGCATGGGGATGCAGAGGACTTTTCACGGTGACCTAGCCTTCCGTGCCGTAAATACGCTGGCAGCGATTACTGGCAACCTCCATCTGGTAGGCTCGCGATTGTTTGTTTACGAAACATACGCCAGCCTTTATGGGATCCGTGGTTGCAAGTTTGTTCCTATTCTGAACTTATACAATGCTATTGCCAAAGGCGATCCCTATCCCATAAAAGCCCTGTGGGTTGCCAAGCACAATATGGTAAACCAGCTTCCCAATGCCAATTTGATCACCCGGGAACTCCTGCCACAGCTCGACTTCATCGTGGTGGCTGACCTCTTTATGAACGCCAGCGCTCAGTATGCCGACATTGTTCTGCCAGCTTGCACCTTCTTTGAGCAGAGCGATTTGATACTGCCGTGTATCGGTGTGCCAGGCGCTCCCAACTATTTCCAGCTGCAGAACAAAGTCATAGAGCCACTTTACGAGTGCAAGCCAGACCCGGAAATACTGAAGGAACTGGCGCGCAGAATGGGTCTGGGGGACTACTTTGAGAAGAGTGCAGAGCAGGTCATCGAGTTGATGCTGTCTTCCGGATATGCTGCTGAGGCGGGAATAACCGTGGAAAGGTTGAAGAAGGGTCCGGTGCAGGCAAAGGCCAGCAACGTGCCCATCTTCTTCACTCCGTCGGGTAGGATGGAATTCTACTCTGAAAAACTGGTGGAACTGGGGCAGCAGCTACCCTGTTACCTGGAACCCCTGGAGAGTGTCCGAAGTCCGCTGGCAAACAAGTACCCCCTGACCTTTCTAACCACCCACACCCGCTACCGTACCCACTCCACGCTGGCCAATGTGGGCTGGCTGACAGAACTGGACCCTGAGCCTGTCCTGGAGATTAACCCCGTTGATGCTAAGGCAAGAGATATCCAGGACGGAGACATAGTCTGTGCCTTTAACGATCGGGGCAAGATGAAACTCAAAGCCAGAGTTCACCAGGGGATAAGCCCTGGCGTGGTCAACGTCACTCAGGGATGGTGGCCAGAACACTTCCTTGAGGGCAATCACCAGGACTTGACTCACTCAGTCATCAACCCGGCCCAAGAAATCATCTACGAGCCAAACTCCGCCTTGTATGATGTCCTGGTGGAAATAGAGAAGGTCAGGAGGGACTAGAAAATGGCCAAGAGATATGGGTTAGTTATCGACCTGGACAGATGCACGGGATGTCAGACCTGCAACGTGGCCTGCAAGATGGAGCACAATCTGGATGGGTTTTCTGGAATCAGGGTGGACACCGTAGGCGGGCCTCACCGAGATACGCCCGCTGGTGAGTACCCCAACCTGAGCATGTATTATCTTCCTGTACTCTGCATGCACTGCAGTCAGCCGCCTTGCCTACCGTCGTGCCCTACCGAAGCCATATACCAGCGCAAAGATGGGATAGTGCTCATAGACGAAGAGAAGTGCAATGGCTGCCAGGAGTGTCTTGAGGCATGTCCCTACGGCGTGCTGGTGTACGATACCCAGAAGAACAAGGCGTGGAAGTGCAACCTTTGCGCTCATCGGGTTGATGAGGGGCTGGAGCCTTTCTGCGTCCTCTGCTGCGAAACGGAGGCCATGTTCTTTGGTGACATTAGCGACCCTTCAGCTCAGCTTTCACAACTAGCAAGAAAAAGGAAGGCTTACGCACTGCAACCGGAATCCGGGGCGGAACCAGCGGTCCGCTACTGCCCACCCAGACCCCGCCTCCGGTAGCCCACTCTTTGTTTCTCACCGGCGTCAAGGCGTGTCTCGCTCCACAAGCGTCTATTGGAAACGTTTCTTGTCACGCAACAGCGGAGAGGTTACGAGGCGCTAGAGCGGCACTTCTGCCCCTGCCTAATCCAGCAGTATTGGTTCCTCGCGGCATACCTTGAAATCACTGTCTTCAGGCATCAGGTCCTGCTTACACGTCTCGTATCTCCGCTTACCCTTCTCCCACAGATCCTTTTCCTTTTTCGACCTCAGTATCAATGGTGGGACCTCAGTCGGCGTGCCCTTGTCATCTATTGCCACCATGATGAAGTAGGCGCTCAGGGCATGAACCCTGTCTTCCTTGACCACGTCCTCACAGAAGACGTCAACCCGCACCTCCATGCTGGACCGCCCAACGAAGGTGAGGAACGCATTAATGGTCACCAGATTCCAGATCTTGATGGGGCGATAGAAGTTAATGCCTTCTACGCGCGCGGTCACCAGATCGGTGTGAGCATGCCGCAACGCTGCTGCACCCGCAGCCATGTCCATCAGCTTCATGATCTCACCACCGTGAGCAAAGCCAGCGCGTCCCCCCTGCTCAGGCAGGATGAGCTGCGACATGGTTATCGCAGAATGTTGAACGGTTCGTCCTTCCATTTTCGCCTCCTTTTGAGTCATGACTTGCCGAACCCCGATGGGCTCAACAAGTCTTTCGAAGCTCGTATCAGCGCTATTCCAAAGACCGCCTTTTACAAATGAATGCCTTACGAACCTCTGGCTAACACGCCTCCGAAGACCTGCCACGCCAGAGCTGACTTGGCCACCAGGCTCAGAATCATGTACATCCTCTCACCATACAGATAGTCCTTCCAGGGCCCGACCTTCTTGTACTGCAAAGCCATGTTCAGGGCGAAGCTAAAAAACAGCACAAAGAGCGAAACATAAATACCGTATACAAACGCTGGTATAGGACTCCCAGGCGATGCAGCGGCGGCAATAAAATACCAGCTTATGATTACCCAGGGAACGATGCCGGCGATGCAGCCGAAGATATAGGCTGTCCAGTCCGTCTTCTCGGTTGTCTGGTTGTGCTTTTCCATCATCAGGCCGCAGAGGTTCATCACGGCAGTGAGCGCAAACAGGACTACCAAGGTCGGCGCATCATAGACCCCGCTCAACATGCCGATGAGGACCACCATCAGGGAAGCACTGAGCGCATATTCATACCACCTGAGGTAGTTGATGCCCTTTTTCAGATTGCGCACATACCATTTGAATCCTATAGGCGACGCCATGATGAAGTGTGCCACTGCTGAGATCAGTAAGAAGACAGCCACCATTGGGCCCATGCGCAGGCTCGCTAGATGCTCCGTGACTGTGCTAGGGCTCCCCGCAGCACTCGACTTCAGAAAAGAAGTTGTGATGTTGACCGAGTAACTGTTAGAGAGAGCAAATATCAAAGCTGCCTGAATCAGATGCAAAACACACATGAACGCATTGAAGCGCCTCAGCCTGTTGAATTGTATTTCCACTGGCACAGCAGTTGCACTAATCATAGCTGGCCTCCTTCCGAATGTGATTCCTCACTTACAGCCGCAGAACTGCAGTTCTGACACTGGACACCCCGGCTTTGTAGCATCGCTTTTGACCCCTACTTACAGCATGGCTCACTGAATGCAGCTAGCCTTGCCGACCACGGTGGCCTAGACTTCGCAATGATGCTGAAGGCAACTGGACCACCAAAATGATGGCTCACCCGACGGCCCGCGCTTAGGCAAGCCATCAAGAGCTCTCCGTTATGACTCAAACGTCCATGGGGTCTCAGACGGTCTTCTCCTTTCAATGATGATCCTCGCCCGCTTGCTGCGGCAGGTGTGGAAGTCACGTCCAATGTTATACAAACACTCCTGCAAAGGTCAATATATCCAATTGACTCCTCTTTTTCCGAGTGCTAAAGTGAGCCCTGAAGCCAATGCTAAATAGGGCGAATGTAGCAGAGGCGAAAGCCAGAGAAGCCCGTCAGAGAAGGGAAATGAGACCTCCGAAATCGCAGGTAACCAGGGTCTTAGTCTGTATACTGCTGGCGGTGTTGGTTACGGTACCCTTTGCAGTGACCACGCGTCACTCAGCATCGGCGGTATCTGATATCACCTTAAGCAGCTCAGTTCAGATTTCATTTCCCACCTCCATGACATTCAAGGTAAAAGCACAAAGCGACGTTGATATCGTGCAACTCAGGTTGCATTACACAGTTGACCGTCGGAATTACGCCGACGTTACCAGCGAGGGCTGGGCTCAGTTCAATCCAGCAACCTCGGTGAATGCTCAATGGGTGTGGGATATGAGGAAGAGCAGCCTTCCACCAGGAGCACAGGTAGAGTACTGGTGGACGGCTCAAAATGCAGCAGGCAAGAGCGCGGAGACCAGCCGCTCCACCGTTTTCTTTGATGACACTAGATATGACTGGCAATCGATTACTGTGGAACCAGTCACTTTGTTGTGGTATCGCGGTTCCACTTCTTTCGCCGACGCGCTTATGACTGCTGCCCAGCAGGGGTTGCAAAGGATTAAGGATGACACTGGCGCCACACCTCAGGGTCACGTCCGTATCTACATATATGCCAGTACCCGAGACCTGCAGGGCGCCAGGCTTTTCCCCCAGCAATGGGAAGGGGGTGTGACCTTCCAGGGGTTTGGTATCATTGCCATTGGTATATCGCCAAGCGAGTTATCCTGGGGCCAGAGGGCTGTTCGTCACGAATTGACCCACTGGGTTGTGGGCCAGATAACCTTCAATGAATATGGTGCCGGGTTGCCAATCTGGCTGAGTGAAGGCCTGGCGACGTATGGCGAAGGCACCTTATCTCCCGATTACCAGGCGGCGCTTAATCGTGCAATCAAGAACAACCAGTTGATCTCTGTCCGCAGCCTGTCTAGCCCTTTCTCGGCGATACCAGAACAGGCCTACATTTCATATGGTCAAAGCAACAGCATTGTGACGTTCCTCGTCCAAACCTATGGGAAGGACAAGATGGTCCAACTGCTGAACATATTCCGCCAGGGTAGCGGGTATGACGAAGCGCTTGAGCAGGTTTACGGCTTCGACCAGGACGGCCTGGATGCTTTGTGGCGGCAAAGCCTTGGCGTTAGTGAGGCTTTCTCTCTCCAGCGAGAGCTTGAACTGGCGGCAACGGCGGGGTAGTTTCATACGTGTGAAGTTGGGCGGGACTATGCACATGAAGGTAAAGGGACTTGGTGTCGAGTATGAAGGTTACCTTGAACTTTAGATCGTTTTTCGGGAACATCGGCAAGAAAATCTTGCTGTTGACGCTGTGCTTCTTGTCACTGGCTCTAACGGTCACGGCCTGTGGCGGTACGCCTGCCGGTGGCCATGGGACATTGAACCTGGCTGATAGTGGGCCAATAACGCTGGACCCGGCTGTGGCCGCGGAATTCTCGTCCGCAATGTACATAGTCCAGATTTTCAGTGGACTGGTGCGGTTAGACGAAAACCTCCAAATAGTCCCGGACATCGCTGAGAGATGGGAGGAGAGTGCGGATGGTAAGACATTTACGTTCCACCTGCGTCAGGACGTGAAGTTCCACAATGGAAAGGCAGTCAAGGCAAGCGATTTCAAGTACTCCTGGGAACGGGCATTGAATCCGGCAACCAATTCCCTGACGGCGGGAACATATTTGAACGACATCGTGGGTGCAGCAGATGTATTGTCCGGAAAGTCCACGCACTTGAGTGGCGTCAAGGTCATTGATGAATACGCGATACAGGTCACAATCGATGCCCCGAAAACCTATTTCCTTCAGAAGATGGCCTTTCCCACCGCTTTCGTAGTAGATAAGACAAACGTTCAATCAGGTAGTGCTTGGTGGCTGCATCCCAACGGCACCGGGCCGTTCAAGCTCAAGCAATGGCAGCAGGATCAGCTCCTGGTCTTGCGGCGCAATGATAACTATTACGGAGACAAGGCCAAATTGAAGCAGGTCGTATTTGAGCTATTCAGCGGCAATTCAATGCAGTTATACCAGGAAGGAAGCATAGACGTATCCTCTGTCAGCTCAGATTATATGGGGCTGGTCACTGATCCCAGCAATCCTGTTTCGAAGGAACTCGCCACATATCCGGAGCTGAGCTTATCATATATAGGTTTTAACGCTTCCGCACCGCCTTTTGACGACGTGAACATCCGCTTGGCCTTCTCACATGCAGTGGACAAGGAAAGACTAATCTCACTTTCAGCTCAGAATGTGGTGCCCACCGCCTACGGCATCCTACCGCCCGGAATGCCCGGGTACGATGCGAACCTCCTGGGATTGAGATTTGACCCTCAGAAGGCGAGAGAGCTTGTTGCCGCCTCGAAATACGGCAAAGTTTCCAATTTGCCCCCTATTGTCCTGACCATTAGTGGTTGGGGAGGGGATATCTCAGGCGTACTTGGGGGAGTTATCGAGGAGTGGAGACGCAATCTGGGTATCGAGGTGAACGTGAGGCAACTGGAGCCAGAGCCTTTTCTTTATGCGCTCAACCAAGAGAAGGATGAGCTATTCAGTGGTGGTTGGATTGCCGATTATCCTGATCCACAGAACTTCCTCGATGTGCTGTTTCACACGGCTGCACAAAACAACACTGGTGGTTACAGCAATCCCCAGTTAGACTTGCTTCTGGGTCGAGCATCAATCGAGCAGGATATGAATGTTCGCTTGAAGCTATATCAGGACGCCGAACAAATAGTAGTGCAGGATGCTGCCGTATTACCGCTGTTCTTTGGCCGCAATTACGTGTTGGTTAAGCCGTATGTAAAGGATTATGTGCTGAGTCCACTGGGATACCCTTTGTTAAACAAAGTGAGTATTCAGAAATAGATGGGAACAGCCCAGTAATAGAGGGTGTATTGGCGTGGGAGTGACCTGCCGCCTGAAAATGTTGGCTGTCTACTCGACACGCACC encodes the following:
- a CDS encoding acyl-CoA thioesterase codes for the protein MEGRTVQHSAITMSQLILPEQGGRAGFAHGGEIMKLMDMAAGAAALRHAHTDLVTARVEGINFYRPIKIWNLVTINAFLTFVGRSSMEVRVDVFCEDVVKEDRVHALSAYFIMVAIDDKGTPTEVPPLILRSKKEKDLWEKGKRRYETCKQDLMPEDSDFKVCREEPILLD
- a CDS encoding peptidase MA domain-containing protein; translation: MLNRANVAEAKAREARQRREMRPPKSQVTRVLVCILLAVLVTVPFAVTTRHSASAVSDITLSSSVQISFPTSMTFKVKAQSDVDIVQLRLHYTVDRRNYADVTSEGWAQFNPATSVNAQWVWDMRKSSLPPGAQVEYWWTAQNAAGKSAETSRSTVFFDDTRYDWQSITVEPVTLLWYRGSTSFADALMTAAQQGLQRIKDDTGATPQGHVRIYIYASTRDLQGARLFPQQWEGGVTFQGFGIIAIGISPSELSWGQRAVRHELTHWVVGQITFNEYGAGLPIWLSEGLATYGEGTLSPDYQAALNRAIKNNQLISVRSLSSPFSAIPEQAYISYGQSNSIVTFLVQTYGKDKMVQLLNIFRQGSGYDEALEQVYGFDQDGLDALWRQSLGVSEAFSLQRELELAATAG
- a CDS encoding rubrerythrin family protein — encoded protein: MSKSIKGTQTERNLLAAFAGESQARNRYTYFASAARKEGLEQIASIFVETADNEKEHAKVFLQYLEGGDVEIVAAYPAGVIKDSKSNLEAAAAGENMEWTTIYADFSKVALEEGFPEIANSFEQIAKVEKFHESRYRKLVSNLTKGEVFKKKTPVKWHCTNCGYVHEGTEAPKQCPACNHPQAFYELLAENY
- a CDS encoding peptide ABC transporter substrate-binding protein: MGKKILLLTLCFLSLALTVTACGGTPAGGHGTLNLADSGPITLDPAVAAEFSSAMYIVQIFSGLVRLDENLQIVPDIAERWEESADGKTFTFHLRQDVKFHNGKAVKASDFKYSWERALNPATNSLTAGTYLNDIVGAADVLSGKSTHLSGVKVIDEYAIQVTIDAPKTYFLQKMAFPTAFVVDKTNVQSGSAWWLHPNGTGPFKLKQWQQDQLLVLRRNDNYYGDKAKLKQVVFELFSGNSMQLYQEGSIDVSSVSSDYMGLVTDPSNPVSKELATYPELSLSYIGFNASAPPFDDVNIRLAFSHAVDKERLISLSAQNVVPTAYGILPPGMPGYDANLLGLRFDPQKARELVAASKYGKVSNLPPIVLTISGWGGDISGVLGGVIEEWRRNLGIEVNVRQLEPEPFLYALNQEKDELFSGGWIADYPDPQNFLDVLFHTAAQNNTGGYSNPQLDLLLGRASIEQDMNVRLKLYQDAEQIVVQDAAVLPLFFGRNYVLVKPYVKDYVLSPLGYPLLNKVSIQK
- a CDS encoding 4Fe-4S dicluster domain-containing protein yields the protein MAKRYGLVIDLDRCTGCQTCNVACKMEHNLDGFSGIRVDTVGGPHRDTPAGEYPNLSMYYLPVLCMHCSQPPCLPSCPTEAIYQRKDGIVLIDEEKCNGCQECLEACPYGVLVYDTQKNKAWKCNLCAHRVDEGLEPFCVLCCETEAMFFGDISDPSAQLSQLARKRKAYALQPESGAEPAVRYCPPRPRLR
- a CDS encoding dehydrogenase, which encodes MKPTEELVRTVCHTGCGMACGLLAHVKDGVLTKIEPADFPDPRYRHICARGLATMKLVYHPERLKYPLKRLGERGEGKWQRISWEEALETIATRLKEIGQQHGSRSLMWATSGMGALDMTYASFAGCCEGTFASLVGFGDSAGPCGDLASFGNLWAEGYLVNFEKPALCVIWGSNPVETQPFGIRRIRDARENGARMVVIDPRFTATAAKADEYIPIRTGTDGALALGMMHVVLGKGLHDPSFIKDYTVGPFLVNNRTGLYVRESDVVSGGSSEKYTVWDTAAGEARAHDAPGVIPALTGGYRVGNIDCRPSFELLVEAVRGYPPEKVSEITGVPAATIKRLALDYAQHRPVASYRGMGMQRTFHGDLAFRAVNTLAAITGNLHLVGSRLFVYETYASLYGIRGCKFVPILNLYNAIAKGDPYPIKALWVAKHNMVNQLPNANLITRELLPQLDFIVVADLFMNASAQYADIVLPACTFFEQSDLILPCIGVPGAPNYFQLQNKVIEPLYECKPDPEILKELARRMGLGDYFEKSAEQVIELMLSSGYAAEAGITVERLKKGPVQAKASNVPIFFTPSGRMEFYSEKLVELGQQLPCYLEPLESVRSPLANKYPLTFLTTHTRYRTHSTLANVGWLTELDPEPVLEINPVDAKARDIQDGDIVCAFNDRGKMKLKARVHQGISPGVVNVTQGWWPEHFLEGNHQDLTHSVINPAQEIIYEPNSALYDVLVEIEKVRRD